The Desulfurobacterium atlanticum genome includes the window AGGGCAGATTAGCAGGAAAGATTTTGAGTTTTTGAAAAAAGCTATGTTAAACGGTGTATTTTTTGACTTTATTGATATGTGGCATACTGTCTTAAAAAGAAAATTTTATGAGGAGGAGCAAAATGTCTGATACATTTATACCTTTTAAAGCTAAAAAATACCTTGCCATTGCAAAAGAACCTGTATTTGTTGGAACAGGTGGATATAGAATAGGAAGAGTTGATAACACTATAGTTAGAGACCCTGCAACAAATCTTCCTAAAATTCCGGGCTCCACAATTTCGGGAAATGCAAGATATTACAGCTGGCTTTCTTATAAATCGGAAGGTATGAATTTAAATCTTGGTTGTTCAAAAGGTAAGAAAACTGAAGAACAGGACCCTTGCGGAGAATGTCCTGTTTGTCTTACCTATGGTTTTGTTAAAGACAAAAAGGCACATTCAGGGCTTGCCTATTTTTCAGATGCAAGAATTTTATTTTTCCCTGTTTCCACAATGATTGGAACAGTATGGCTTACTTCTGATGAAATTTTAAAAGAATTTGTTGAAACTGGTGGAGACGAAATTTCTGTGGAAAACAACTCTTTCCTTTATTCCCAATCCCTTGAAAGTTCTTTACCCAAAAATGACGAAGGAAAAAAATTTTTAAACTTTGGCTGGATAATGCTTAAAGCTTCTAATTCCATTAATCCTGAAATCTGGAAGATAAAAAAAGATATTGAGAACGATGAAATAACAGATTTAAGCGGTGTCTTAAACAGAGTGGGAACTCGTATTTGCGTAGTTTCAAAAGATGTTTTTCATCACATTGTTAATTCCAATCTTGAAACAAGAACATCTGTTTCTATAAATCCTATAACCGGTGCAGCAGAAAGTGGAGCATTATTTACCTATGAAGCACTGCCAAGAGGAGCGGTTTTTATCCTTGATGTTACTTATGAAAATCCTTCTAACTATATGAAAGATGAATCAATTGAGATAGTAATTGGCACAGTTGAGAAAGGATTTAAACTTTTTTCTTCTCTTGGTATTGGAGGAATGGGAACAAGAGGCTTTGGGAAAATTGAAATTATAGATAACTGGCTTGGTGAAAAGGAATACTTGGAGAAATTAAAGGAATTTATTGGTAAGCTGAATAATAATCTCAATGAATTAGAAACAAAGATTAGTAAAATAAAACAAGAAATAGAAGATGAACAGGATAACAAGAAGAAAGAAGAATTGATAAAAGAGAAAAATAAATTAGAGAAAGAGAAGCAGGATATTGAAGAAAAGAAATCTCTTTGGATAGAATATGTTGAGAAAGTAAAAAAACAAAAAGAAGCAGATGTTAATAACGAGAACGAGATTTTAGATATTCTTAAAGAAATACTTTCCTCAAGCAGGGAGGCTAACAATGAATAAAATCAATCTTGATAAAATTTGCGCTGAATACGGAATGGATTTGTTGACATTTCCTGAAAGTTTATACAATGAGGCTAAAAAGATTTTACAGGGCAGTAATAATAAAGAAGATTTCGAAGGTAAGAATTATGATGACTCAGACTGGAGAGAAAGTTTAAAAGAATTTAAAAATTACAATCTAATTAATCCACTTCAAGATTTAAAAAACAGAGTCAGGAAAGACAATCAATTTGATAAATTAAAAGAAAAACCATCTTCATTTAATTCATCTACTTTTGAAACAGAAATAACTAAAGCCCTTGGAATATTAGTAGAAGACGGCCCTTTTGCCTACATGATATGGCTTAAGTCTCAGGACAGAGAACCGCATAGAGCAATGCTTATCCAGACTGCAAGGATTCTTGCTGAACTAAAAGTTATTGAGAAAATTGAAACAAACGAAAATTTGAAAGAAAGGATAGAAAAGGCATTCCTTAACCTTTCTGGAAAGCTTCCCAAACTCCTTTTTGCAAAAACTGTCCTTGAAAAGATGCTTATTTACGCAAGATACAAGGCAAAGGCGATGGAAAATAAAGTAAGTGAGGGATAAAGATGACTGAAATTGAATATAAATATTTTGAAATCAGGCTTAAAGCCCTTTCTCCTATCTCCATAACAAGAAGAACCTTCAACATCCTTTCTGAAACTTACTGGTTTATTCCTGCATGGACTATGTGGAACGCTTTTGTAAAGCTTTTTGCATTGTTTGAAGGCAATAGAGATTATAAAGATGCTAAAAGTAAACTCAAATCTATCAGATTAACAAATTTTTATATTATAGAAAACAACGAAGCACTTTTTTCTTTTGATGAAACCAACCGTAAAAAATATATTTCTTCCGACCTTAAAAATGCCATCAATCCTCTATCCAATACTTCTCTTGAAGGTGCGTTGTATGAAAGGGAATATATCCATGCTAAAAATTTTATCGGCTGGGTGAAAATAAACAGTTCCGACAGTGATTTAAATACATTTTTTTCCGAATTAAAAGGAAAACTGTTTTTTATAGGAGCTGATAAAAATACAGGTTTTGGAAAAGTTAAAGTTGAAAAAATCAGTGAAATTCAAGTAGAAAAGCCTTCTTCTGATAAAACCAAGCCTAAAAACTTCTTGTTTAAACCAAAAAATAACAACTACTTGCTTCCTGTAGAATCTGACGAAAAAGAATTTTTTCCATTAACCTTGAGAGAATGGGATAAGGAAAAGGGAAGCGGCATGAAAATAGTTCTTATAGAGGGTTCTCAAAATGATTGAAGCCATATATCGGTTCGGTAAGTTTATGGCGGGAGATAAGAAAACTGAAGATTTTATGACAGACAAAGTTGAAGCTGATAGGTTAATTATTTTAGAGTTTGATAGTGATGGAAATTTTATGGGTATTTCAGATACAAGGAACATTTCCGGTATTGAAAGCAAACTTCTTTATAAAAAAGTTAGAGCTTCACGCAGATGTAATTCAAATACGCCAACTTTCTTTTTAAACATTAAACATCCAGAAAAGAGTATCAGATGTCTGGAATCAATTTTTAATTGGCTTAAAAAATACTCAGAGAACATTGTTTGTATTAAAAATTATGAAAAGGTAAAGGAAGAACTTTTAAATTATCTAAAGAATTTTCCACCTGAGAAAAATGAAAAAATTTTATTAACTACAACGTTTAACGGAAAATTTCCAGGAGAAATAGAAAGCATAGTAAAAGCATTTAAAATCGGTTATATGGAAGAATTTGAACCGGTTGAAGGTGTGTGTTCTCTCTGTGGAAAAAGAACTAAAGTTTCAGGAAAAAAATCACCTTATGCCTTTTACACTCTTGACAAGATAGGCTATATATCCGGCTTTTCAGAGAAAAATCATGAAAGGGGATTCCCTGTATGTATAGACTGCTTTTTACTCCTTGATTTTGCTAAAAAGGTTATAGCTTCACATAAATTTTCCCTTACCAAATATGCTCCTTCCTATTGGCTTATCCCGGATCTTGTATTAACCGAAGTAGTTGACGAAAATACACAGGAAGTTTTTAAAAACATATTTGATTTAGAATTCTTAAAAAGGAAGTTAAATCTTACAAATAAAGAAAAACTTAAACTGTCCGATACTGACGAAGATATTCTTGACGTGTTAAAAGAACTTAAAGATACAGTATCTTTTCATTTTATTTTTCTAAAGATAAACAATTCTCAGGAGCAAATAAGGCTTTATATTCAGGATGTTTATCCATCAAGAATAAAAAAACTCTTTGAAGTTAAATCTGCCATAGAGTCTGTTTTTAAACCGGAAAAAGAGTTTACTTTCAGCACTATCGGACAGTTTTTCTGGAAATGGGATAGAAATTCCCGCTCACGTGATTTAGAAGAATTCTTCCTTGAACTGATAGATTCCATTTTCCGAAAAGTTCCGTATTCTGAAAACCTTCTTATTAAAATTCTGCTAAACGGTATAAGACAGACACTTTTAGATGAACTATTAGGAGAAAAACTAAAAACCGCAAACAAAGCTTTTGATGCTCTTCTTTCATATCTGTTTGTTAAAGCTACTACGGAGGAAACTATGATAAACGGACAGTTTGATAATCTTGATAAACTTCTGGAAGAACTTCCGCTACTCAAAACGGAAGAAAGTAAAGGAATATTTTTACTTGGTGTTTTAACTCAGCGTCTTATTGACAAGCAAGCTGCAAGTAGAGACGGCAGTAAACCATTTTTAAAAAAGCTTTCCGGACTTAAAATGAATGAAAGGGGTTTCAAAAAATTGATGACTGAATTAAGAGAAAAAATGGAAGCTTATGAAATTTTTAAAGGTTTTGAAAGGGAACTATTTGATATGGCTTCTGAATATTTTGCAAAAGCCCCATCTCCGTGGAAACTAAATGTAGATGAAATGAATTTCATATTTGCTGTTGGAATGGGAATGAAAAGCAGAATTTATAAAACCATTTTTGAAAAGGAGGAAGAAAATGATTAAAAATCGTAGAGAGTATCTTTTCTTCTATGATGTAACCGATGCAAATCCAAACGGTGACCCCATGGATGAAAACAGACCAAGAATAGATGAAGAAGTTGGAATCTGTTTTGTTACTGATACAAGGCTTAAAAGAGTAATAAGAGATGAACTTGCTGATATGGGAGAAGAGATTTTTATCCGTGAGGAAAGAAAAGAAGATGGAAAATTAAAAACGAAAGAAGAACTTTTGGATCTTTACAATAACGGAGATTACAACGAAATAATAAGAAGATGCATAGATATACGGCTTTTTGGTGGAACATTTGCAGTCGGCGATAACGCAAAAAGCTTTACAGGTCCTGTGCAGTTTAAATTTGGAAGATCTCTTCACAAAGTAAGTGTAAAACTTGTAAAAGGAACAACTGTAATGCCTTCTAAAGAAGGGAAAGGACAGGGAACCATGACAGATTTTTACATTATCCCTTACGGCTTATTTTGTTTTTACGGAATAGCAAATGAAAAAGCAGCAAAAGACACAGAACTAAAAGACGATGATTTAAAAAAAATGACAGAAGCAATGTGGAAAGGTATAAAAGAATCAACCGATGTAATTTCCCGCTCAAAGTTTGGTCACATGCCAAGACTTTTAATAGAAATTATCTATAAAGAAAACACTAAAACACATATGGGTGAATTAAATAGGCTTGTTTCCATTAAAAAACCTGAAACGCTTGACGAACTTGCAATAAGAGATATTGAAGAGATTGAGCTTGATTTTTCAAAATTAAAAAAAGTGGTTGAAGAATATAAAGATAAGATTGAAAAAATCTATTATGCAGTTGATAAGAGACTCAAGTTTGCTGAAGGTTCAGAAGTTGAAAACATATTTGAAGGAATACCATTGGAGAAGTTCCCATGGCTTGCAGAATAATTGCGTTTGATATATGGGGAGAGCTTGCTCATTTCAGGAGATTTTTTACCACATCTTCTCCATTGACTTTTTCCTTCCCACCACCAACCACAGTAAGAGGTATTATTGGATCTATCTTAGGATTTTCAAAGGATGATTATATAGAAATCACTAATCGTTTAAATATCGGTATCAGATTACTTTCTCCTGTAAAGAAAATACGTTTCGGTTTAAACATAGTTTTTACTAAAGGTAGTGGAAAAAAATTTGAGCCCACCCTTTTCAGAGACCGCAAAGGTGATAACAAAAAAACAATTAGAACCCAGATATCAGCAGAATTTTTGAAAGATCCTAAATACAGAATTTTTATATCGGGAGATGATAAACTACTTGATAAACTTTTAGAATATCTACCCTTTCATAAGACCGAATACACAGTTTCCCTTGGGCTTTCAGAATGTCTTGCTAACTTTTCGTTTACCGGAGAGTTTAAGGCTGAGCTTGTAGAAGAAACTTCAGAAATACACAGTGTAATTCCCACAGACAAAGTTTTCAAAATCGACATAGAAACTGACTTAAAGCTTGCGAAGGAAAGAATTCCCGTTTTTATGAACAAAAGAAGAGTTGTTCAAGAATATCAGGATGTTGTTTTTGATATTAAGGGTAAAGATTTAGAAGGGAGATTCAAAAATGTCTTCACAATCAGAGAAACGGGAGAGAACATTCACCTGTTTGCTTTCCCATCCCGATAAATACTTGATAAAGCATCTTCAAAATGTAGCAAAACTTGTTGAAGACACTTTTCCTATTAATGACGAAACCTTAAAGAAATTTGCTGTTTATGTGGCACAGTTCCATGATGTAGGTAAGGCAACACAATTTTTTCAACATTATATAAGAGGAGAAAAGATATTTTCTCAGGAAAAAAATCACTCTTTACTTTCAGCCATCATTCTTTTTTATTTTCTTCGTTATAACATGGATGAAAATCCTCTTTTATCTTTTCTTTCGTATGTTGCCGTTAAAAACCACCACTCTTTCCCTGAAGATGTATTTGAAGATGAAGGGGTTCTTACAGATATAGATTTGCTAAAAAAACAGCTTGATTCGCTTGAAGCTTCAATTTTCTCTGAAATGAAAGTAAAAATTGACCCAAACTCACTAAAAATAAACTTAGAAAATGTAATAAAAGATTTTAAACCTTTTCGTAGTTTAAGTAGATTCAAGAAAAAGTTTGGTGAAGTAAAAGACTATTTTCTTTACATTGCTTTTCTTTCCATCTGTTCTGCACTGCTTTTTGCCGATAGAAAAGATGCAGTTGATGTACCAGAGATAAAATATTCCGATATTTCATACTTGCACTTTAAAAGTTTGATAGATTCCATTCCTGCAAAATATTCTATTGATAAATTACGGCAAAAAGCCAAAGATGCTGTTCTTTCAAAAGTATTTGACCCATCCAAAAGAGTTTACTCTATAAATCTTCCCACAGGTCTTGGGAAAACCTATACTGGATTTCTTTATGCACTTAAAATGAGAGAGATTTTAAAAAAACAAATTGGAAAAAATTTTAGGATAATTTATGCTCTTCCATTTGTATCAATTATTGACCAGAATTTTGAAATTATTAAAGAAAAGTTACAACAGATTACAGATTCCTGCGACT containing:
- the cas7b gene encoding type I-B CRISPR-associated protein Cas7/Csh2, coding for MIKNRREYLFFYDVTDANPNGDPMDENRPRIDEEVGICFVTDTRLKRVIRDELADMGEEIFIREERKEDGKLKTKEELLDLYNNGDYNEIIRRCIDIRLFGGTFAVGDNAKSFTGPVQFKFGRSLHKVSVKLVKGTTVMPSKEGKGQGTMTDFYIIPYGLFCFYGIANEKAAKDTELKDDDLKKMTEAMWKGIKESTDVISRSKFGHMPRLLIEIIYKENTKTHMGELNRLVSIKKPETLDELAIRDIEEIELDFSKLKKVVEEYKDKIEKIYYAVDKRLKFAEGSEVENIFEGIPLEKFPWLAE
- the cmr4 gene encoding type III-B CRISPR module RAMP protein Cmr4 is translated as MSDTFIPFKAKKYLAIAKEPVFVGTGGYRIGRVDNTIVRDPATNLPKIPGSTISGNARYYSWLSYKSEGMNLNLGCSKGKKTEEQDPCGECPVCLTYGFVKDKKAHSGLAYFSDARILFFPVSTMIGTVWLTSDEILKEFVETGGDEISVENNSFLYSQSLESSLPKNDEGKKFLNFGWIMLKASNSINPEIWKIKKDIENDEITDLSGVLNRVGTRICVVSKDVFHHIVNSNLETRTSVSINPITGAAESGALFTYEALPRGAVFILDVTYENPSNYMKDESIEIVIGTVEKGFKLFSSLGIGGMGTRGFGKIEIIDNWLGEKEYLEKLKEFIGKLNNNLNELETKISKIKQEIEDEQDNKKKEELIKEKNKLEKEKQDIEEKKSLWIEYVEKVKKQKEADVNNENEILDILKEILSSSREANNE
- the cas5b gene encoding type I-B CRISPR-associated protein Cas5b; translation: MACRIIAFDIWGELAHFRRFFTTSSPLTFSFPPPTTVRGIIGSILGFSKDDYIEITNRLNIGIRLLSPVKKIRFGLNIVFTKGSGKKFEPTLFRDRKGDNKKTIRTQISAEFLKDPKYRIFISGDDKLLDKLLEYLPFHKTEYTVSLGLSECLANFSFTGEFKAELVEETSEIHSVIPTDKVFKIDIETDLKLAKERIPVFMNKRRVVQEYQDVVFDIKGKDLEGRFKNVFTIRETGENIHLFAFPSR
- a CDS encoding TIGR02556 family CRISPR-associated protein is translated as MIEAIYRFGKFMAGDKKTEDFMTDKVEADRLIILEFDSDGNFMGISDTRNISGIESKLLYKKVRASRRCNSNTPTFFLNIKHPEKSIRCLESIFNWLKKYSENIVCIKNYEKVKEELLNYLKNFPPEKNEKILLTTTFNGKFPGEIESIVKAFKIGYMEEFEPVEGVCSLCGKRTKVSGKKSPYAFYTLDKIGYISGFSEKNHERGFPVCIDCFLLLDFAKKVIASHKFSLTKYAPSYWLIPDLVLTEVVDENTQEVFKNIFDLEFLKRKLNLTNKEKLKLSDTDEDILDVLKELKDTVSFHFIFLKINNSQEQIRLYIQDVYPSRIKKLFEVKSAIESVFKPEKEFTFSTIGQFFWKWDRNSRSRDLEEFFLELIDSIFRKVPYSENLLIKILLNGIRQTLLDELLGEKLKTANKAFDALLSYLFVKATTEETMINGQFDNLDKLLEELPLLKTEESKGIFLLGVLTQRLIDKQAASRDGSKPFLKKLSGLKMNERGFKKLMTELREKMEAYEIFKGFERELFDMASEYFAKAPSPWKLNVDEMNFIFAVGMGMKSRIYKTIFEKEEEND